From Candidatus Nomurabacteria bacterium, one genomic window encodes:
- a CDS encoding PspC domain-containing protein: MKKAQIIELAKQSFYINESAYKKLDTYLASLSKHYQDKEVIKDIELSLADKFKARLKDANSVLDETDVSAVITELGTVEDITGEVETEAKPTGSKKQFYRSKQNAIVGGVASGLAGYFGIDPLYVRIGLVISVLVSFGTTLVLYLVLWMVLPEAETGADERLMLGKTATLKDIEQTLKTKVKEVKQSGANGFLRTTFETTFKVFGIIYKLVLKLVGAGVFLASLAAIAGLTAGMASLVAGDVNVYYAGALVDFPSRFVDYGLLVSVWLLAAVVICLMAYMGMSLLRSKQVLRGGMAAILVGLFVIGLSAAIAFGSNTYDRYQRAVDTSPTMREVALDEFEHVSIANQVDATFIESDEYKVVLTANNFVLDNLDLNIRNGYLYLHNNSNNYLCLLDCNDQLQATVYVPKLETLTLSDQSSALFKSYLTVKNLVISDQSRVDAALADIDQIVIQDQSVLNATVKASGVSLTLTDQSKAILKCADLQWLKLVERDQANVNAGECLAEEIHLDLDNQSHAVLSPTDKLEVINTDKDSTYSFVR, from the coding sequence ATGAAAAAGGCGCAAATAATTGAGTTAGCTAAACAGTCGTTTTATATCAATGAAAGCGCCTATAAAAAGCTAGATACATATCTGGCTAGTCTGAGCAAACACTATCAGGACAAAGAGGTTATCAAAGACATTGAGCTGAGCTTAGCCGATAAGTTTAAAGCGCGCCTCAAAGATGCAAATTCGGTGCTTGACGAAACTGACGTGAGCGCTGTGATCACCGAGCTAGGCACTGTCGAAGATATTACGGGCGAAGTCGAGACCGAGGCAAAACCGACTGGCTCTAAAAAACAGTTCTACAGGTCAAAACAAAATGCGATTGTCGGTGGAGTTGCCAGTGGGTTGGCGGGTTATTTTGGGATTGATCCGTTGTATGTCCGAATCGGCTTGGTGATATCGGTTCTAGTTTCATTCGGGACTACCTTAGTGCTCTACTTGGTATTATGGATGGTATTGCCAGAGGCCGAGACCGGTGCCGACGAGCGTTTAATGCTTGGTAAAACAGCTACACTAAAAGATATCGAGCAGACGCTAAAAACGAAAGTAAAAGAGGTTAAACAATCAGGAGCGAACGGATTTTTACGAACAACTTTCGAAACTACGTTTAAAGTTTTCGGAATTATCTACAAGCTAGTACTTAAGCTTGTAGGAGCTGGGGTATTTTTGGCTTCTCTCGCAGCAATCGCCGGCCTAACTGCCGGTATGGCTAGTCTGGTGGCTGGAGATGTTAATGTCTATTATGCCGGCGCTTTGGTGGACTTCCCGTCTAGATTTGTAGATTATGGCTTGCTGGTATCGGTCTGGCTGCTAGCCGCAGTTGTAATCTGCTTAATGGCTTACATGGGCATGTCATTGCTTCGTTCGAAACAAGTGCTTCGTGGCGGTATGGCGGCAATTTTGGTTGGGTTGTTCGTAATTGGCCTGTCGGCAGCGATTGCGTTTGGTAGCAACACCTATGATCGCTACCAGCGAGCCGTTGACACTTCGCCAACTATGCGCGAGGTGGCTTTAGATGAATTTGAGCATGTGTCAATCGCCAATCAAGTTGATGCTACCTTTATCGAGTCTGATGAGTATAAGGTTGTACTGACGGCCAACAACTTCGTACTCGATAACCTAGATCTCAACATTCGGAATGGGTATTTATATCTGCATAATAATTCGAATAATTACTTGTGCTTGCTAGATTGTAACGATCAGCTACAGGCAACTGTTTATGTTCCCAAACTAGAGACACTGACGTTATCTGATCAGTCGTCGGCGTTGTTTAAGTCATATCTAACCGTTAAGAATCTCGTGATATCCGATCAGTCGCGAGTTGATGCTGCATTGGCCGATATCGACCAGATAGTTATCCAGGATCAATCTGTTCTGAATGCTACAGTCAAAGCTAGCGGCGTCAGTTTAACTCTAACCGACCAAAGCAAAGCTATCTTGAAGTGTGCCGATCTGCAGTGGCTCAAGCTTGTCGAGCGCGATCAAGCAAATGTTAATGCTGGTGAATGTCTGGCCGAAGAAATCCATCTAGATTTAGATAATCAATCGCACGCTGTCCTGAGTCCAACAGATAAACTTGAGGTTATAAACACCGACAAAGATTCTACGTATAGCTTTGTACGTTAA
- a CDS encoding PadR family transcriptional regulator codes for MRKGLIEYCVMQICSGKPVYVGEIVTKLKDTDLIVVEGTLYPLLSRLASEKLVSYEWKESKTGPPRKYYKLTVDGHGVLEAYNSQWKELKKAVDGIIKGVKK; via the coding sequence ATGCGTAAAGGCTTGATTGAATATTGTGTGATGCAAATTTGTAGTGGTAAGCCCGTTTATGTTGGTGAGATTGTCACAAAACTAAAAGATACGGATCTGATTGTGGTTGAGGGTACGCTGTATCCCCTACTCTCTCGCCTAGCCAGCGAAAAATTGGTCAGTTACGAATGGAAAGAGTCGAAAACAGGACCACCCCGCAAATATTATAAGTTGACTGTTGATGGCCATGGCGTGCTCGAAGCTTACAACAGCCAATGGAAAGAGCTAAAAAAAGCCGTCGATGGAATAATTAAAGGAGTTAAGAAATGA